The nucleotide sequence TGTCGCCATCTCGCATTCCCCGGCCCCGCCCGCCTCGGGGGCCTGGCAGGGCCCCCGCGCTCCGGGGCGGTCGTCTTCGCTGGTCAGTTCACCAGGGCGGGTTCCCACAGCCACGCGGATTACGCGCGTGCGCGCCACCTGACCGGCACGGGCTCAGCGGAACACGTCGTCCGGCTCGTCCCAGTCCGCCGGTTCCGGGGTCCGTCCGCCCCGCGCCGCACGCGAACGCGCCTTGTACATCGCGTCGATCTCGGCCGCGAAGTGCCGCGCTATGACGTCCCGGCGCAGCTTCAGCGACGGTGTCAGCAGACCGTTGTCCGGGGCGAACGGCTCCTGCACGACCCGGTAGACCCGGATGGACTCGGCGCGGGACACCGTGCTGTTGGCCGAGGCGACCGCGCGGGCCAGCTCCTCGCGCAGCGCGTTCTCCTCCCGGCTCTCCCGCCCCTCGAAGTCGCCCTGGAGCGCCAGCGCGGCCCGCCAGTGCGCGAGGAACTCCGGGTCCAGGGTGATCAGCGCGCCCATGCAGGGCCGGTCCTCGCCGACGACCACCGCCTGGTGGATCAGCGGGTGCATGCGCAGCCGCTGCTCCAGCGGCGCGGGCGCCACGCTCTTTCCGCTGGAGGTGACGATGAGGTCCTTCTTGCGGCCGGTGATGGTCAGATAGCCGTCCCGGTCCAGCCGCCCGATGTCCCCCGTCGCCAGCCAGCCCCCGCGCAGCACGCTGCGGGTGCGCGCCTCGTCGCCGATGTAGCCCTGGAACACCGACGGGCCGTGCACCATGATCTCCCCGTCCTCGGCCACCCGGACCTCGGTTCCGGGCAGCGGCACGCCCACCGTCCCCGACTTCTCCCGGCCCAGCGGCTGCATGGTGATCCCGCCGGAGGTCTCCGTCAGCCCGTAGCCGTCGTGGACGTACAGGCCGATGCCCTCGTAGAACAGTGACAGTTCCCGGCTGAGCGAGGACCCGCCCGAGCTGCCGCGCCGGGCACGCCCGCCGAGCGCCGCGCGCAGCTTGCGGTACACCGTCCGCTCGTACAGGGCGTGCTGGAGCCGCAGATCCAGGCCGGGGCCCGTCCCGATGCCGAGGCGGCCGCGCTCCTCGGCCTCCGCGAAGTCCCGCGCGGTCTGCGCCGCCCGCTCGAACAGAGCGCCCCGGCCCGCCTGCTGAGCCGTCCTCAGGAACGTCTTGTACATCTTCTCGAACACCGACGGGACGCCGTAGAGATACGTCGGCCTGAAGGTGCTCAGCGCCGAGGCGAGGGCGTCCTCGGTCATCTCCGGTTCGTGCGCCATCAGGATGCCGCCGCGCAGACACAGCGTCTGGATCATGATCCCGTACACGTGCGAGAACGGCAGGAAGGCCAGCACCGAGGGCTGTTCGCCCGGCTGCGCGGCCGTGTGGCCCCAGCCCGACAGCAGGACGTCGCACGGGTACGCCAGCCCCCGGTGGCTCAGCGCGCAGCCCATCGGGCGGCCGGTGGCGCCCGAGGTGTAGGTGACCGCCGCCGTGGAGTCCGGCAACACGATCCGGCGCAGCGACTCCACGGTGGTCAGCGGGATGTCCACGCCCCGCTCGGTGAGTTCGGGCAGCGCGCCCGCGTCCAACTGCCAGACGTGCCTGAGCCGGGGCAGCGCCGCGCACACCGTCCCGACGGTCATCACGCCCAGCTCGTCCTCGACCGCCACGGCCACGCAGCCGGCGTCCCGCAGGATCCACTCGACCTGGTCCCGCGAGGAGGTCGGATGGATCGGGACGAGTTCGGCGCCCACGGTCCACAGCGCGTGCGCCAGCACCGTCCACTCGTAGCGGTTGCGGGCCATCAGGGCCACCCGGTGGCCCGGCGAGATCCCGGCGGCCACCAGCCCCTTGGCCAGCCCGACCACCTCGTCCCGCAGTTCGGCGGCCGTCACCTGCTCCCACTCGCCGGTGCCGGACTTCGCGCGCCGGGCGAGCAGCGGCAGCCGGGGGTTGTTCTCGGCTTTCTCGAACACGGTGTCGGCGAGCCCGCCGGTGGGCGGCGGGAACGCTGCCGGAGCGGAGGCGACGTCGCGCATGCGCTGCTCCTGGAAGTACGGAGGGTGACTCCGCCGATCGGCTCTGTGTCGGCGGTGCACGAATGTAGCGCGGGGAAGCGGCTCCGGTGTGGGGAAGGCGAAAGTCGTGATCCCCTGATGACCTGCGGATGTCCGGTGGGTCCCGGGTGCCGCCGTTCCGTGCGGGTATCGGCGCGGGGCCCCGGGACGCCGAGAGGGGCGGCCGGAGGTCTCACGGACCTCCGGCCGCCCCTCTCGGGCGCCGGTGCGGCGGGCTCAGCGGGCGGGCGTGAGCCAGACCGTGGAGAGCGGCGGCAGCGTCAGCCGCAGTCTGCCGTCCTCGGGGCAGAGCTTGCCCGGGTCACCGACCGGGACACCGCTGCCGCCGTAGCGGACCGCGTCGGTGTTGAGCGCCTCCTGCCACGCGGGCACCTGCTCGGGCGCCCAGAGCCGGTAGTCCTCGCGGACGACGGGCGAGAAGTTCGACACCGCCAGCAGGGGCGTGCCGTCCTCGGCGTACCGGACGAACGCGAAGACGTTGTCGTCGGCCGCGTCGCACATGGACCACTGGAAGCCGCCCGGGTCGGTGTCCCGCTGCCACAGCGCCGGCGCGTCCCGGTACACCGTGTTCAGGTCCCGCACCAGATCCCGCATGCCCCGGTGGTCGGCCGCCGAGTGATAGTCGTCGGCCAGCAGCCACCACTCGGGCCCGTGCTTCTCCGACCACTCGGCGCCCTGCGCGAACTCCTGCCCCATGAAGAGGAGCTGCTTGCCGGGGTGGGCCCACATGAAGCCGAGGTACGCCCGGTGGTTCGCGCGCCGCTGCCACCAGTCACCAGGCATCTTCGACACCAGCGCCTGCTTGCCGTGCACCACCTCGTCGTGCGAGATGGGCAGCACGTAGTTCTCGCTGTACGCGTACACCATCGAGAACGTCATGTCGTGGTGGTGGTACTTGCGGTGCACCGGCTCCTTCTGCACGTACTCCAGGGAGTCGTGCATCCAGCCCATGTTCCACTTCAGGCCGAACCCGAGGCCGCCGCTGTCGGTCGGCCGGGTCACGCCCTCCCACGCCGTGGACTCCTCGGCGATGGTCACCACGCCGGGGCAGCGCCGGTAGACGGTCGCGTTCATCTCCTGGAGGAACGCCACCGCGTCCAGGTCCTCGCGCCCGCCGAAGACGTTCGGCGCCCACTGCCCGGAGTCCCGCGAGTAGTCCAGGTAGAGCATCGAGGCGACCGCGTCCACGCGGAGCCCGTCGATGTGGAACTCCTCGCACCAGTACACCGCGTTGGCCACCAGGAAGTTGCGCACCTCGGTCCGGCCGAAGTCGAACTCGTACGTCCCCCAGTCCGGGTGCTCCGCGCGCCGGGAGTCCCCGGGCTCGTACAGCGGGTCGCCGTCGAACCGGGCCAGCGCCCAGTCGTCCTTGGGGAAGTGGGCCGGCACCCAGTCCATGATCACGCCGATGCCCGCCCGGTGCAGCGCGTCCACCAGGTACTTGAAGTCGTCCGGCGAACCCAGCCGCGGCGTCGGCGCGTAGTACGAGGTGACCTGATAGCCCCACGACCCGCTGAACGGGTGCCCGGCCACCGGCATCAGCTCGACATGCGTGAAGCCCAGGTCCCGTACGTACGCGGGCAGTTCCTCCGCCAGCTCGCGGTAGGTCAGCCCCGGACGCCAGGACGGCAGATGCACCTCGTACACCGACATCGGCGCCTCGTGCACGGGGGTGTCGCCCCGGTGCGCCATCCACTCGGCGTCGTCCCACGCGTAGCGGGAGGAGGTGACGACCGAGGCGGTGTCCGGCGGGACCTCCGTGAGCCGGGCCATCGGGTCCGCCTTCAGGAACCGGTGGCCGTAGCGCGAAGTGATCTCGAACTTGTACCTGGCGCCCTCGCCGATCCCCGGCAGGAACACCTCCCACACCCCGGCCGCGCCCAGCGAGCGCATCGGGTACTGCGTGCCGTCCCAGAACGTGAAGTCCCCGGCCAGCCGCACCCCCTGGGCGTTCGGCGCCCACACGGTGAACCGGGTGCCCGCGACGCCCTCGTGGGTCATCGGCTCGGCGCCCAGCGCCTTCCACAGCTCCTCGTGCCGGCCCTCACGGATCAGATGCAGGTCCAGCTCACCGAGCGCGGGCGCGAAACGGTACGGGTCGTGCACCGTCTGCTCGCCGTCCGCATAGCCGACCACCAACTCGTAGGCGGGGATCTCCCGGTAGGGCAGCACGGCCGAGAAGAGACCGCCGCCCTCCGAGACGAGCGGCGAGCGCACCCCGTCGGCCAGGACGCTCACGCCGAGCGCGTTCGGGCGCAGGGCACGGAACAGTACGCCGCCCGGTACCGGGTGGGCGCCCAGCAGGGCGTGCGGGTCGTGATGCGCGCCGCCCAGCAGACGGTCGCGCTCCTCGCCCTTCAGGGCGATGTCCGACGTGCGGACGGGGCCCGAGGTCTCGGGCAGCGAAGTGTCGCGCAGTGCCATGGTTCAGCCTCTCCACTCGGCGAGCCGCTCGATGGCCGCCATCGGGACCGGAAGCCAGTCCGGCCGGTGTCTCGCCTCGTACAGGACCTCGTACACCGCCCTGTCCGTTTCGTGTGCGCGCAGAAGCGCGTGTTCCTCGCGCGGGTCCCAGCCCGCACGGGCCGCGTAGCCCGCGCAGAACGCCTCCCGGCAGCGGCTCGCCCACTCGGGCCGCCAGGGGCGGCGCTGCCGCGCCGCGTAGTCGAAGGAGCGCAGCATCCCGGCGATGTCACGCACCGGGGACTGCGCTGTCCGCCGCTCGGCGAGCGGACGGGAGGGCTCGCCCTCGAAGTCGATGACGAACCAGTCGGACCCGGCGCGCAGCACCTGGCCCAGATGCAGATCACCGTGCACGCGCTGGGCGGCCGGACCCGAGTCGCGGGCGGCCAGTGCCCCGAACGCGGCCCTGAGACCCGGCACATAGGGCCGCAGCCCCGGCACCGCCCGCGCCGCCGCGTCCAGCCGTGCGCACATCGCGTCGGCCGTGACGGCGTTCTCGTCCCCGCCGGCCGCCGGGAACGCCCCGGCCAGCGCGAGGTGCACCTCGGCCATGGCCCCGCCCAGCTCGCTCGCCTCGGCGGTGAAGTCGTCCCCCAGGGCCAGCGCCCCGAGGGCCAGTTCCCAGCCGTCGACCGCGTCCGGCAGGAACGGCTGGAGCACGCCCAGCGTGGCCGGGCGCGGCGCGGTGGTGCAGAACCACGCGACCGGCGCGGGCACCCGCGCGCACCCCTGGGCGGCCAGCGCCTGCGGCACCTCCAGGTCCGGGTTGACGCCCGGCTGGATACGGCGGAACAGCTTCAGGATGTACGCGTCGCCGTACACGATCGACGAGTTGGACTGTTCGCTGGTCAGCAGCCGGGGCGTGAGACCGCCGGGCACCCGGGCGGCCTCGTCCACCTCGAAGCGCAGCGGTCCCGCCGTGCCGGGCTGCCGCAGCCGCTCCAGCAGCAGGTGCGCGCAGCGCGGGTCGTGCAGCGCGTCGTACACGGCGAACCCGGCCAGCGGTCCGTGCTCGGCGCGCCCGATGTACGCCCGGTCGAGACTCGGCTGCGGCCGCTCGCGCAGGCCGAGCAGCAGTTGGTAGCAGTCGCCGGGCGGGGGAGTGCCGCCGGGCGTGGGCACGGGTGCGTGCGAGGCGTTCACCAGCAGGTGCAGGCAGCCCGGGAACAGCTCGGTGACGGACAGCACCGACAGATCGGCGGCCGGGCGGTCCTTGCCCGCGAACCAGCGCTGCCGGGGCAGCCAGTCGCGCAGCAGGCCGCCGAGCGAGGCCAGGAGTCCGTCGGTACCGGTCGCCGCCGGCGGGCTGAGGGTGATGGTCTTCGGCATGGTGACGCGTCCTTTCCTCGGCGCCGAGCGCTCAGCGGCGGCGGCCGATGCGGGATGCGGGTCGGGTGAGCCTGAACCAGTAGAAACCGTGGCCCGCGAGGGTCAGCAGATACGGCAGCTCACCGATCGCCGGGAACTTCACCCCGCCGATCAGCTCCACCGGGTGCCGCCCGTCGAAGGCCCGCAGGTCGAGCTCGGTGGGCTGCGCGAACCGGGAGAAGTTGTGCACGCACATCACGAGGTCGTCGCCGTACTCGCGCAGGAAGGCCAGCACCGCCGGGTTGGACGAGGGGAGTTCCGTGAACGAACCCAGTCCGAAGGCGGGGTTCTGTTTGCGGATCTCGATCATGCGGCGGGTCCAGTGGAGGAGGCTGGACGGGGAGGACATGGAGGCTTCGACGTTGGTGACCTGGTAGCCGTGGACCGGGTCCATGATGGTGGGCAGGAAGAGGCGGCCGGGGTCGCAGGAGGAGAAGCCCGCGTTGCGGTCGGGGGTCCACTGCATGGGGGTGCGGACGGCGTCGCGGTCGCCGAGCCAGATGTTGTCGCCCATGCCGATCTCGTCGCCGTAGTAGAGGATCGGCGAGCCGGGCAGGGAGAGCAGGAGTGCGGTGAACAGCTCGATCTGGTTGCGGTCGTTGTCGAGGAGGGGTGCGAGGCGGCGGCGGATGCCGATGTTGGCGCGCATACGCGGGTCTTTCGCGTATTCGGCCCACATGTAGTCGCGTTCCTCGTCGGTGACCATTTCGAGGGTGAGCTCGTCGTGGTTGCGCAGGAAGATGCCCCACTGGCAGTTGGTGGGGATGGCGGGGGTCTTGGCGAGGATCTCCGAGACCGGGTAGCGGCTTTCGCGGCGGACGGCCATGAAGATGCGGGGCATGACGGGGAAGTGGAATGCCATGTGGCATTCGTCGCCGCCGGTGGAGTAGTCGCCGAAGTAGTCGACCACGTCCTCGGGCCACTGATTGGCCTCCGCCAGCAGCACGGTGTCCGGGTACTGGGCGTCGATCTCGCTCCGGACGCGCTTGAGGAAGGCGTGCGAGGCGGGCAGGTTCTCGCAGTTGGTGCCCTCGGCCGCGTACAGGTACGGCACCGCGTCGAGCCGGAACCCGTCGATACCCAGGTCCAGCCAGAACCGCAGGGCGGCCAGGATCTCCTCCTGCACGGCCGGGTTCTCGTAGTTCAGATCGGGCTGGTGCGAGAAGAAGCGGTGGAAGAAGTACTGTCCGCGCACCGGGTCGAAGGTCCAGTTGGAGACCTCGGTGTCGACGAAGATGATGCGGGCGTCCTGGTACTGCTTGTCGTCGTCGGCCCACATGTAGTAGTCGCCGTAGGGGCCGTCGGGGTTGTTGCGGGACTCCTGGAACCACGGGTGCTGGTCGCTGGTGTGGTTCATGACGAAGTCGATGATGACCCGCATGCCCCGCTGATGGGCCGCGTCGACGAACTCCACGAAGTCCGCGAGGTCCCCGAACTCGGGAAGGACGGAGGTGTAGTCGGATACGTCGTAACCACCGTCACGCAAGGGCGACTTGAAGAACGGCGGGAGCCAGAGGCAGTCCACGCCGAGCCACTGCAGGTAGTCGAGTTTGGCGGTCAGACCCTTCAGATCGCCGACACCGTCGCCGTCGCTGTCGTGGAAGGAGCGGACCAGCACTTCATAGAAGACGGCACGCTTGAACCACTCGGGGTCCCGGTCCTTGGCGGGAGTGTCCTCGAAAGTGTCCGGCACGGGTTCGTTGACGGTCATGACGCTGAAGGCCCTCCGATCTGAGACGTCGCCCGCTCGACGCGCAGCACATGCGCGGGGGCGCGGCCGGGGCTGAGGCACACGTAGTTCCCGCTGCCCCAGTGGTAGGTCTCGCCCGTCAGTTCGTCGTGGACGGACAGGGCGTCGTTCCAGTCCAGGCCGAGTGGTGGCAGGTCCAACGAGACCGTGGCCTCCTGGGTGTGGTGCGGGTCGAGATTGACGACCACGATGACCGTGTCGTCGCCGGTGCTCTTGCTGAACGCGAGCACGGAGTCGTTGTCGGTCCGGTGGAAGCTGAGATTCCGCAGACGTTGCAGCGCGGGGTGGCGGCGGCGGATGTCGTTCAGGCGCGTGATGAGGGGGGCGATGGTGCGGCCCTCGCGCGCGGCCGCCTCCCAGTCACGCCGTTCGATCTGGTACTTCTCGGAGTCGAGGTACTCCTCGCTGCCGTGCCCCAGCGCCTGGTTCTCGCAGAGTTCGTAGCCGCTGTAGATGCCCCAGGTGGGGGAGAGGGTGGCCGCGAGGATGGCACGCACCTCGAAGGCGGCGCGGCCGCCGTCCTGGAGGTAGGCGGGCAGGATGTCCGGGGTGTTGGCGAAGAAGTTGGGCCGCATGTAGGCGGCCGCGTCCCCCGAGAGTTCGGTGAGGTACTCCGTCAGCTCCTGCTTGCTGTTGCGCCAGGTGAAGTAGGTGTACGACTGCTGGAACCCGATCTGGGCCAGCGTGTGCATCATCGCCGGGCGGGTGAACGCCTCCGCCAGGAAGATGACGTCCGGGTCGGCACGGTTGATCTCGCCGATGACGCGCTCCCAGAACACCACCGGCTTGGTGTGGGGGTTGTCGACGCGGAAGATCCGCACCCCGTGCTCCATCCAGTGCCGCAGCACCCGCACGGTCTCCGTGACGATGCCGTCCATGTCCGCGTCGAAGGCGACCGGGTAGATGTCCTGGTACTTCTTCGGCGGGTTCTCCGCGTAGGCGATCGTGCCGTCCGGGCGGTGGTGGAACCACTGCGGGTGCTTCTCCACCCAGGGGTGGTCCGGGGAGCACTGCAGGGCGAAGTCGAGCGCGACCTCCAGGCCCAACGTCCGTGCCCGGTCCATGAAGTGGTCGAAGTCGTCCAGGGTGCCGAGGTCGGGGTGGATGGCGTCGTGGCCGCCCTCGGGAGAGCCGATCGCCCACGGGACCCCGACGTCGTCGAGGCCGGCGGTGAGGGTGTTGTTGCGGCCCTTGCGGTGCGTCGTCCCGATGGGGTGGATCGGCGGGAGGTAGACGACGTCGAAGCCCATCTCCGCGATGGCGTCGAGGCGCTCGGCCGCCGTGCGGAACGTGCCGTGCGGCTGCTCGGCCGTGCCTTCCGAGCGGGGGAAGAACTCGTACCAGGACCCGTACAGGGCGCGCTCACGCTCCACCAGTAGCGGCATCGGGTCCGAGGCGGTCACGAGGTCCCGCAGCGGGTACCGGGCGAGGACCGCCTCGACCTCGGGTCCCAGCGCGTCCTTCAGGCGGGCGTTGACCGAGAGGGTGTCGTCGCCGAGCGCCTCGGCGGCGGCCAGGACGAGGTCGCGCTCCGGACCCCTGGGCGCTCCGGCGGCCGCGCGCTCGTAGAGCTCCGCGCCCTCCTCGAGCACCAGCCCGGTGTCGATCCCGGCCGGGATCTTGATGCCGGCCGCGTGCCGCCAGGTGGCGATCGGGTCGGACCACGCCTCCACCCGGTAGGTCCAGCGGCCGGTGGCGTCCGGGGTGATGTCCGCGCCCCACACGTCGCTGCCGGGGGACAGCTCGCGCATCGGGGTCCACGGGCCGCGTCGGCCCTTGGGGCCGCGCAGGACCACATTGGCGCCCACCGCGTCGTGCCCCTCACGGAACACGGTCGCGCTCACGCGGAACGTTTCCCCGGCCACCGCCTTCGCCGGGCGCCTGCCGCACTCCACGGCCGGCCGGACATCACGTACCGGTACGCGGCCGATGGCCGGGGTCCTGCGCATGGATCTCACCTCCGCCGTGCGCGAAGCCGGGCACACGGGGCCCGGCTTCGCGGTCCTGGATACGGGGCCGGCAGGTGCCGTCCCGTAGGGGAACGCCATGTACGGTGCCAGGTCAGGGGCTTGGCGCCGTGGATCGCCGCTCCGGTGACTGCGCGCGTCGCGCCATCCGGCCGGGCTGCGGCCGCCCGTCCTGCTCGCTCAGATAACCGGCCGGGGTCGAGCGCAGATACCGCTCGGCGGCGTCCGCCGCCTCCCTGGCGCAGCGTTTTCCCATCAACACGCACAACGTGTAGCCCGAGTCCTCGAAGGTGCTCCGGACCGTGCGGTCGTGGGGCGAGGCGAGCATCACGCGCTCCCACGCCCGGTAACGCCGCAACTGCCGGGCCACTTCGGCCTTGGCGGGTAGCAGCATGGTCCCCTTCACCTTCCACGGCTCTCGACCGGTCGCGTTCCCGACGGTCGGGTGGCGCCGCGCACGGGAGGGCGCGGCACCGTTACGGCGATCGAGGCTTTCACTCATGGTGCACGGGTAAACACACTCCGTCCTGTTGGATCTTCAACGATCCCGCCGTTCGTGATGCTCGTGTTGCACGAATGGCGTAGCAGTCGCACTGTGGATGATGACTCAGAAGCGACTGGCGTTCACGCTGAGTGTTCGGTGATCCCGCCGGACGGCCGTGGAGCAGGAGCTTCGCCGGTGAGGAGCAAGCGACAATGGAGACCGCAGTGCCCCGCTACTACCACCTCGACGTGGAAGTCAGCCCGGAACGGGTGGGACAGGTCAGCCGCATCCTGGCCGCCCACCTCAGCCACTGGGACCTCGACAATCTCGTGGACCCCGTCCGCCGCGGCACCGAGATTCTGCTGCGCGCCATCGACCAGCACGCCCCGGACACCACCACCTCCATCGAGATGTGGTGGAACGGGCAGCACCTCATCACCGCCATCGGCGGCGGCGACCGCGATCTCGGCCCGGACGAGGGTCTGCGCGCCTGCCTCGCGGACATCGCCGCCATGAGCGACGGATGGGGCTGCTGCGCCACCGAGACCGGAGCCAGGATCATCTGGTTCTCCCAGCGTGCCCGTGCCGACCAGCGGGTCCCGCTGGTCCCGACCGCTCCCTCGCCGCACATCCGCCGGATGCTCCGCGTGCCCCGCGCGGCCCCGGTGCCCGAACAGGTCGCCGAGGTGCCCGCCGGCGCTCTGGTGGGCGCCCGGTGACGGCCAGGAAGTCCCGGAAAGGGGTGCCCGTGTGGAGCGGGCACCCCTATCCGTTGGGCGCCTCCTACGACGGCCAGGGCACCAACTTCGCGCTGTTCAGCGAGGTCGCCGAGCGCGTGGAGCTGGTTCTCGTCGACGACGCGGGCGCCGAGACGTCCGTACCCC is from Streptomyces seoulensis and encodes:
- a CDS encoding AMP-dependent synthetase/ligase, which encodes MRDVASAPAAFPPPTGGLADTVFEKAENNPRLPLLARRAKSGTGEWEQVTAAELRDEVVGLAKGLVAAGISPGHRVALMARNRYEWTVLAHALWTVGAELVPIHPTSSRDQVEWILRDAGCVAVAVEDELGVMTVGTVCAALPRLRHVWQLDAGALPELTERGVDIPLTTVESLRRIVLPDSTAAVTYTSGATGRPMGCALSHRGLAYPCDVLLSGWGHTAAQPGEQPSVLAFLPFSHVYGIMIQTLCLRGGILMAHEPEMTEDALASALSTFRPTYLYGVPSVFEKMYKTFLRTAQQAGRGALFERAAQTARDFAEAEERGRLGIGTGPGLDLRLQHALYERTVYRKLRAALGGRARRGSSGGSSLSRELSLFYEGIGLYVHDGYGLTETSGGITMQPLGREKSGTVGVPLPGTEVRVAEDGEIMVHGPSVFQGYIGDEARTRSVLRGGWLATGDIGRLDRDGYLTITGRKKDLIVTSSGKSVAPAPLEQRLRMHPLIHQAVVVGEDRPCMGALITLDPEFLAHWRAALALQGDFEGRESREENALREELARAVASANSTVSRAESIRVYRVVQEPFAPDNGLLTPSLKLRRDVIARHFAAEIDAMYKARSRAARGGRTPEPADWDEPDDVFR
- the glgB gene encoding 1,4-alpha-glucan branching enzyme; protein product: MALRDTSLPETSGPVRTSDIALKGEERDRLLGGAHHDPHALLGAHPVPGGVLFRALRPNALGVSVLADGVRSPLVSEGGGLFSAVLPYREIPAYELVVGYADGEQTVHDPYRFAPALGELDLHLIREGRHEELWKALGAEPMTHEGVAGTRFTVWAPNAQGVRLAGDFTFWDGTQYPMRSLGAAGVWEVFLPGIGEGARYKFEITSRYGHRFLKADPMARLTEVPPDTASVVTSSRYAWDDAEWMAHRGDTPVHEAPMSVYEVHLPSWRPGLTYRELAEELPAYVRDLGFTHVELMPVAGHPFSGSWGYQVTSYYAPTPRLGSPDDFKYLVDALHRAGIGVIMDWVPAHFPKDDWALARFDGDPLYEPGDSRRAEHPDWGTYEFDFGRTEVRNFLVANAVYWCEEFHIDGLRVDAVASMLYLDYSRDSGQWAPNVFGGREDLDAVAFLQEMNATVYRRCPGVVTIAEESTAWEGVTRPTDSGGLGFGLKWNMGWMHDSLEYVQKEPVHRKYHHHDMTFSMVYAYSENYVLPISHDEVVHGKQALVSKMPGDWWQRRANHRAYLGFMWAHPGKQLLFMGQEFAQGAEWSEKHGPEWWLLADDYHSAADHRGMRDLVRDLNTVYRDAPALWQRDTDPGGFQWSMCDAADDNVFAFVRYAEDGTPLLAVSNFSPVVREDYRLWAPEQVPAWQEALNTDAVRYGGSGVPVGDPGKLCPEDGRLRLTLPPLSTVWLTPAR
- a CDS encoding maltokinase N-terminal cap-like domain-containing protein gives rise to the protein MPKTITLSPPAATGTDGLLASLGGLLRDWLPRQRWFAGKDRPAADLSVLSVTELFPGCLHLLVNASHAPVPTPGGTPPPGDCYQLLLGLRERPQPSLDRAYIGRAEHGPLAGFAVYDALHDPRCAHLLLERLRQPGTAGPLRFEVDEAARVPGGLTPRLLTSEQSNSSIVYGDAYILKLFRRIQPGVNPDLEVPQALAAQGCARVPAPVAWFCTTAPRPATLGVLQPFLPDAVDGWELALGALALGDDFTAEASELGGAMAEVHLALAGAFPAAGGDENAVTADAMCARLDAAARAVPGLRPYVPGLRAAFGALAARDSGPAAQRVHGDLHLGQVLRAGSDWFVIDFEGEPSRPLAERRTAQSPVRDIAGMLRSFDYAARQRRPWRPEWASRCREAFCAGYAARAGWDPREEHALLRAHETDRAVYEVLYEARHRPDWLPVPMAAIERLAEWRG
- the treS gene encoding maltose alpha-D-glucosyltransferase; protein product: MTVNEPVPDTFEDTPAKDRDPEWFKRAVFYEVLVRSFHDSDGDGVGDLKGLTAKLDYLQWLGVDCLWLPPFFKSPLRDGGYDVSDYTSVLPEFGDLADFVEFVDAAHQRGMRVIIDFVMNHTSDQHPWFQESRNNPDGPYGDYYMWADDDKQYQDARIIFVDTEVSNWTFDPVRGQYFFHRFFSHQPDLNYENPAVQEEILAALRFWLDLGIDGFRLDAVPYLYAAEGTNCENLPASHAFLKRVRSEIDAQYPDTVLLAEANQWPEDVVDYFGDYSTGGDECHMAFHFPVMPRIFMAVRRESRYPVSEILAKTPAIPTNCQWGIFLRNHDELTLEMVTDEERDYMWAEYAKDPRMRANIGIRRRLAPLLDNDRNQIELFTALLLSLPGSPILYYGDEIGMGDNIWLGDRDAVRTPMQWTPDRNAGFSSCDPGRLFLPTIMDPVHGYQVTNVEASMSSPSSLLHWTRRMIEIRKQNPAFGLGSFTELPSSNPAVLAFLREYGDDLVMCVHNFSRFAQPTELDLRAFDGRHPVELIGGVKFPAIGELPYLLTLAGHGFYWFRLTRPASRIGRRR
- a CDS encoding alpha-1,4-glucan--maltose-1-phosphate maltosyltransferase translates to MRRTPAIGRVPVRDVRPAVECGRRPAKAVAGETFRVSATVFREGHDAVGANVVLRGPKGRRGPWTPMRELSPGSDVWGADITPDATGRWTYRVEAWSDPIATWRHAAGIKIPAGIDTGLVLEEGAELYERAAAGAPRGPERDLVLAAAEALGDDTLSVNARLKDALGPEVEAVLARYPLRDLVTASDPMPLLVERERALYGSWYEFFPRSEGTAEQPHGTFRTAAERLDAIAEMGFDVVYLPPIHPIGTTHRKGRNNTLTAGLDDVGVPWAIGSPEGGHDAIHPDLGTLDDFDHFMDRARTLGLEVALDFALQCSPDHPWVEKHPQWFHHRPDGTIAYAENPPKKYQDIYPVAFDADMDGIVTETVRVLRHWMEHGVRIFRVDNPHTKPVVFWERVIGEINRADPDVIFLAEAFTRPAMMHTLAQIGFQQSYTYFTWRNSKQELTEYLTELSGDAAAYMRPNFFANTPDILPAYLQDGGRAAFEVRAILAATLSPTWGIYSGYELCENQALGHGSEEYLDSEKYQIERRDWEAAAREGRTIAPLITRLNDIRRRHPALQRLRNLSFHRTDNDSVLAFSKSTGDDTVIVVVNLDPHHTQEATVSLDLPPLGLDWNDALSVHDELTGETYHWGSGNYVCLSPGRAPAHVLRVERATSQIGGPSAS
- a CDS encoding DUF5133 domain-containing protein; translated protein: MLLPAKAEVARQLRRYRAWERVMLASPHDRTVRSTFEDSGYTLCVLMGKRCAREAADAAERYLRSTPAGYLSEQDGRPQPGRMARRAQSPERRSTAPSP
- a CDS encoding pep a2, with translation METAVPRYYHLDVEVSPERVGQVSRILAAHLSHWDLDNLVDPVRRGTEILLRAIDQHAPDTTTSIEMWWNGQHLITAIGGGDRDLGPDEGLRACLADIAAMSDGWGCCATETGARIIWFSQRARADQRVPLVPTAPSPHIRRMLRVPRAAPVPEQVAEVPAGALVGAR